aaaaggcaaatgggctcagtaaggaccaaagttgatcttgtcagtgaagatactggcttaggacatagctgcccaccataactgcttttagttaaagtttaatttcagaccatcctttgtggttattttaggtctctgagtctgctaggctgccacgcaggccttccctgagcttgtcgggtcagcgtgtggcccctttcgtccacaacaTATATGTAGCAATATATACATAGCATATCACTTGATACATTTGCAGTGTTGTCAACCACCATGTCTAACTAGTTCCAAAACATGTTCATCGCCCCCAAAGGAAAGCCCTGTACCCCTCAAGAggtctctcttttattttaaatcatgctttttatttatttaaaatttttttttccaacctgCTCATCACCACCCCTAATCCTGGCAACGGCGACACTATTCTGATGACCGCTCCACAACCAGCCAATGCAGACCCACCTCCTACCCTAGACGCCgccgccggagtcccccagttGTCCCAACAGAGACAGTGCCGGCCCCCACACGATGCCAAGCTACCAGCTCTTGAATCCCCTTCTCCCAGGGACAGTTCTCAGTCCGCTCTGAGCAGCCACACTGGACCCGGGCGGAGGATATGGAGAGAAAGCTCTCGCGCCCTTACGTCGAGCATGAGCTCCAGCCTTTGCATCTTCCCTCCCCAGATGCTGCCTGGGAAAGTCCAGAGGCTGAGCGCCGGGCCTGGGAGAATGCATCTAGGGGTTTGCACTCAGGCGCCAGCTGTTCGCCGTCCTCAGCACAGGCAACCATTCTTTAACCAGCTGCTGCCGCTTGATCTCTGTGACTCACAGGTCTGACATCTGCCTGCAGCCCGGGGCCTCCGCCCCCGCTCGGTCCCACGCCCGCAGCTGGAAGGAGGGGCCTGGTGGGAAAGTGGGCGGGCTGGTCCGCTGTCCGCAGGCCAGGCGCCCGCCCTACTTGCCCGCGGCTGGGCGGGGCAGGGACCAGGCAGGCCGGGGCCTGGATGAGTGGGGTAGAACCGCATCCTGTTCCTCTTCTCTCCGGTCTCCGTCAGGCAGCTGCTGCGATTCCGTGGGGTGTCTCGATCCACTTACAGCCGAGGCAGGTGTGTAGACAAGCTGGTCTGCGCAGGTATGGAAGCCCTTTGGGCAGAGGGGGGGAAAAAGTTGCCACCCACCTTAGAGGTGGGGGTAGTGAGAGGGGAAGGGAACCCCAAGGCTAGGGCCAAGGCCAAGTGTtgggagcccaggctgggctttgGGCTGAGGCCAGATACAGTCACTCTGGTTCTTCTTGTCCTGGACCCTCCTGGGGGCCCCTGGCCCTGGAGCCTCCAAGCTGCCCTTGCCAGCCCAGGGCTGCCTAACACACATATCCATCCCAAAATAGGCACCAGGGCGGGAGACCCAAACTAGCATGAGTGACAGAGCAGGTGACAAGGGAGGAACAGGCACCATGCCCAGCCAGGAGAGCGCAGATATGCAGAGAAGCCATGAGAGATGAACAGACAAGAGAGGCCAAGAACAACAGAGGCAGGAAGAGCCTGAGAGAGGCAGAAAGTGAGCCCCAGGAGAAAGGTGACAAGATGACAgaggagagcaggcagacagaAGTAGAGGGACTTATGATGTCACTGAATGAGAGCCACATGGACAGGGTGGATCAAGGAGCTGAACCCAAAAGAGCAAAGTCTGGGTGAGTCTAGGACAAAAATAAATGGAGACCCTCAGGAAGAAGAGGGCTCCAGCTGATAAGACCAACAAGAGGGGCTCACCAGTGATGTGGGGCATGGGAAAGGGGCCATCACACACTGCAGTGGGGTGATTGGTGTATCTGAGatcatttaattttatgtttaatatgttcttattgatttcagagaggaagggagagggagagatagaaacatcaatgatgagagagaatcatggatcggctgcctcctgcacaccccatgctggggatagcccacaacccgggcatgtgcgcttgactggaatcgaacctgggaccattcagtccgcaggccgacgctttatccactgagccaaaccggctagggcatagcTGAATGAACAGAAAGCAGAAGCTCATGAGAACCTAAccgtcacttttttaaaaaaatatatcttttattgattttttacagagaggaagggagaggggtagagagtttgaaacatcgatgagagagaaacatccattagctgcctcctgcacaccccctactgaggatgtgcccgcaaccaaggtacatgcccttgactggaatcgaacctggggcccttcagtccacaggccgatgctctatccacggagccaaaccgattagggtgTAACcgtcattttaaaaatccatttctaATGCTTTTATGAATTATAATAAAGGTaactatatacttttaaaaaagcgCTCagaagtggagagggagagatttgtGAAGATGGCCCTCGTACTGGCGGTGAAAAGCTGGGGTCAACCAGCTGCTGGGACTGGAAGCTGCTGCAGCTGCTATGGAAGACAGCAGGGCACTTCCTCAACAATTACACAGAGCTCCCATAAggctcagcaattccacttctgggtacaaacccaaaagaactgaaaggagGAACCTGAAAGATATTTGTACTCCCATGTTTGTAGCAGCGTCGCTCACAGTAGCCAAAAGATGGTCGCAACCCACGTGTCCGTTCATAGAGGAATGGATGGGCAACACGTGGTCtgtccatacagtggaatatagCCTGAACCAGGAAGGAGATTTTGTCTGCCGCCACACCACCCTGAACACGCCTGACCTTCTGATCTGGCCTGACCCTTCTAAGCTAAGCAGGGTCAGGTCTGGTTAGTAGTTGGATAGGAGAATACTGGGTGCTGTGGCTTAAAAAAACAGGAGGGAAATTTTGACACAcattacaacatggatgagccttgagaaCATTGTACTATGTGAAATAAGCCGGACACAAAAGGACAATGATTTCATTCTGTGAGGTCCCTGGGGTAGGGACGCtcatagaggcagaaagtaggGTGGCTGGTGCCAGGGCTCTGGAGGGGAAATGGGGGGTTCGTGTTTAATGTGgacagagtttctgtttagaagatgaaaaagttctggggaTGGAGGGtgttgatggttgcacaatagGAGTGTATTTGACGCCACTAAACTGGTTAAGATGCTCAATTCCATGCTGTGTGTATTTTGTCACCATTAAGAGCATGAGGCGGAGCCATATGTGCCCACATCAGGTGTCCACAGGGAGAAGAGGCAGGAATCGTCCAGGCTGGCAGCTCtgggggctggtgctgggcagcAGGCTGAGCATCCCTTTCTCTGTCCAGAACCCCAGGTCCTCCTGAAACCAcaagcaggcccagctgggactCCACCCTGGGGCGACCTGGATTCCTGCAGAGGATCCCAGCAGCCCAAACACAGCCATGCGCTGCCCAGCTGTGCTCCTGCTCCTGGTGGGCGTGGCCCAGGCCTTTCGCATCTGTGCCTTCAACGCCCAGAGGCTGACACTTAGCAAGGTGGCCAGGGAGGACGTGATGTCTGCCTTAGTTCTGGTAGGTTTGTCACTGTAGGGAAGCTTCACTCGAGGACCTCAAGCCAAAACCCCCAGCCCTATCTGACCTGGGGAATGTCCCAGAGAAGGGGACATCAAAAGACAGGGCTGCAGAGACATGGAGCAAGTTCCTCCTGTCATTGGCCTGagtcccttcctctgtgaaatgggtgcaGTGTGGGTGGGGACAGCACCGTTTACTCccaggtctttttttaaaaatgtattttttaattgatttcagaggaagggagagaaacatcaatgatgagaatcattcatcggctgcctcctggacacccccactggggattaagcccacaacccgggtatgcacccttgactggaatcaaacccaggagcctgtctgcaggccgatgctcaatccactgagccaaaccagctagggctcccagGTCTTTTCTAGTCCCGTGCTCTGCAGGCCAGTCAGCACACCATGCCACTATTGCTCAGTGGCCAGTGCGTTTCTCAGGGACTCCCCTGACCGCTCCCGGGGCAGTTATCACTGAGTGGGGCTGGCCTTCCTGGTGTTCTGCAGATCCTGCGTGCAGCCCCAGGGAGAGTGGTTACCAAGGATACAGATGCAGAAAACACAGGAGCCAGCTCTGATGTAACAAATTGTTGCAACTGTAACAAGTTCTAAACTTAAGTACTTTGTTTTGTGACAATGTGAGGGCATGAACAGGACACAGGTCAGAGAAGGGCCTAACTCCAGAACTGTTCCATTTTCCAGAGAACTGAGTGTAGTAAAAAcatagggccctggccaggtagtccaaatggttagagcattgtcccaatatgccaagattgtgggtttgatagctggccagggcaccagtaaaaatcaaccagtgaatgcttGGATGAGTAGAGCAATCAATTGACATGCctcttaaaaattcaataaaaattagaacagCTACCAAGACATTAGGGGCATTAAGTGCAAGTTTACGGCTGGGGCTGCACACTATTTGCCCAAAGGTCAGCTGTTGCCAACCCCTGTGGCACATTTCAGAGGGGCAAACTGGAGGACCTGTTAAAACATGGCTGTGACCACACCCAGAGGGATCCAAACTCTCCCCATTCCGTGACACTGCTGACCAGCAAAGATTCCATACGAGTGCAAGGGCCACCTGAAGCCACAAGTCCTTTATCAGGACCCGTGGGAAGGGCACTTTATAAAGGCAGCATTCAAGGCATTAGGACTTAACCATGGCCTGAGGCTTCGAACCTACAAACCCTGGTCTAGGCAGGTGGAAGGCAATGTCCTATCTGGGCTGCTGTGCTGGCTTATtggttccctggccctgatctGTTGTCAGCCTTTTCCTGGAGGACAAAGGACAGTGATCCTGGGGTTCCCAGAGGCTCCCTCATCCCCCATGAATCCAGATGCAAAGATATGGCTGAAAAATTGATTTATTGGTGGGTGTAAGGTGGGGGCAGCACTGAGACTCTCATGAGTGCAGGGCTCGCCATTTGTCCAGGGGACCGCGATTAGGGATGTATTTGACCCCACAGCCATCTGGGATGAGGCGCTTCTCGGCCACCATGTCTTCAAACTCATCCGCATTAAACTTAGTAAAGCCCCACTTCTTGGAGATGTGGatctggggaaaaaaacaaagaactgagTTTACATATTTGGGGACAGGGGGCAAGGAAAGGAGGGATCAAGGTTATGGCACTTGTTACCTTCTGGCGGCCAGGGAACTTGAACTTGGCTCTTCGTAGGGCCTCAATCACGTGCTCCTTGTTCTGCAGCTTGGTGCGGATGGACATGATGACTTGGCCAATGTGGACTCTGGCCACTGTGCCTTGGGGCTTTCCAAAGGCACCCCGCATACCTGTTTGGAGCCTAGATTGGGGACAGCATGAGTTCAGACACGAGTGTCCACCAGAAAGGGCTGTATCCAAGGTCCCTTAAGGCAACCCATACTAAGCAACGGGTTGCGTACACTACCAAGGATGCTGCTGTTTGCAGCCATTGCACACCAGGCCCCCATGGGGAACAGAGCATGGTCGGCTTAATTGGCTGCAGCGAAGCCCAAAACAGACTCCACAGAATTCCTGCCAAGGTGCCCCCCGTGCTCATCTGAAAGCCCTCCAACATGCAACTGCCCACGATATCTTGCCAGCCATTAAGCTGGCTTTGCCATGGATGGATGAGTCTTTATGTGGGGCCATCTCTTTGCTCTACTACAATAATCAAGCTCAACAGAGACCCTCAAGTTATGTGAAAACCCCCAGCTCACCTGTCAGCCCCAGCACAGGACAACATCTTGTTGATGCGGATGACGTGGAAGGGGTGGAGCCGCACTCGGATGTGAAAGCCATCTTTGCCACAACTTTTCACCATGTACTTGTTGGCACAAATACGGGCAGCCTCCAGGGCTAGATGGGGGGAAGGAAGACAGCAGAGTAAGCATGGCACAGCACTCACCATGGCTCACAATTGGGTGTTCATGACTAAGGAAGGGGAACTGGTAATTCCAGTACCGTGAGCTCCGGATTTGGCTGGGGGAGCGCGTAGGAATAGGTATGATTAACCAGGAATCCTGCACCTCACCTTCGGAGGAGAGCTGCTCATATTCGTCTGACACCATGTGGCCACAGAGTGGGAACTCATCCACTTTCGCCTTTTTCCGCCCCAGGTCAAAGATGCGGATCTTGGCATCTGAAAAAATGCTTGGGTCAGTTGTATGTGGGGTGCCCTCGACAACTGAGTCAGTGCAGCCAAACCAGTTGGGGAGCTCTTCTGCGACTTACCAGGGACACCTCGGCAGAAGCGAGACTTTGGGTACGGCTTGTTCTTACAATACCGGTAactgtggagggggaggggggagaaaccCAGGTTTGCAGGGATTCACAAGTTAACTGGTCAATAGGCACTTCAGTGCTCCCTCCACGACTGGAGGGGATGGCACAAGCCAATCGGTAAGCTGCCTCCATGTCTGGCGTGGCGCTAAAGCAACATAGTCACAACTAAGTGGCCAAGAGTTACTAGAGGACAACCATGTAGGCAAAAATCTTTCTTGACCTCTTACTGGGTTTTAAGCTTCTTACAAGGCCAATCCTTTGAAACAGGCTTTCCTAGTTAAAAAACACCTCTCACTTCCAGACACTGTATGCTACATATTTGCTGCATGAAAGTAGCACAGTTCATGCCATCCGCATGGACTTCTGGGCACGTGGCATTTTGGCTTCCAAGCCGCGTGAAGGACTCCGACGCCCTCTGCAGGCCACACAAGACTTGGGCTCTCAGGACACCCAGCCCGGAAATAAGGGAAAGGCACACAAAGGCCCAGAAGGCATTGAGCCTTCAAAAGGCGGCCAATTTCCAGGACAAAGGGAGGGATGCAAGGCAGACGTCGCTTCCAGCCTGAAACTGGCTCGAAAATGCAGGAAAGGGTCAACACAACACCCCAATAAAATTGTGGAAGCGCTTAAAGATCGGCATtaagttttaaattaaagaaCCACATGAATCTAAACGAAGACCTAAAGCGATCCGGAAGGTATAGGGGAGAACGATGGAGTCCATTCCCAAAATAGGGAAAGCTGTATGTACTAGGGAGGCTCCACCCCACGACTGTAAGCAGCCAAATGCACTATACCTCTTCCAGCAGCCAAATTACACGGATTCAATACTCACCACCGGGCGGGGCGTCGACCCATGGCGACACCAGGATCTTCAGTGGCTGCAACGAAACAGAAAAAGTCAGAAGACGACGACAAGGTTCGAACCACGGGAGGGAAGCGGAGAGGGCACAGCGAGAGGAGGGAAGAGTCACCACTCACCCCGCCGAAGGGAAAGAGACGCTCCCACGCCTGCGCATGCTTTATATAGGCCGCCTCTCTTCGCGCGTAGGAACCATAGAGTCCTGGCGAGGGCGGGTGGACACTCTATCAGACTCGCAGACCATAGACGTGATGGCGCTCTGCGCCTGCGGGCAGGCAGCCGGGTACATGCGCAGGACGGGAAAGAGGCGGAGAGCCTGAGCGCAGTGAGGTAGCGAATGGGGGCTAGCCACATCAGCACGGGAAGCCCTTTCCAGCTGGCCATCTTGGGCGTAGAACTCGGCCCGAGGCTTTATTGTAACTATGAAAAACTTCTGTTCTTGGGTTGAAAAAGGGGAAGTGCCCCGAGTGGGGCTCACGGCGGCTGCGAGGCTGCGAGCTTGTCCTAAGGATTCACTTTGCCCGTGACAcgctctctgcctccctctgggcTTCAGGGCCCGCAGGGGACGCGCCATGCTGGAGCCTCGATTTGCATTCCTTTGTCGGTAGGGAGGCCGGAGGCCAAGGCGCGCCCCCACGCCCCCACTCCCCGCCGTAACCTAGAAGTCCGCAGACTGTGCCTATACCGGGTGGTCTTTGCCCACCCGCGGGAAAAAGGCCGATGACGAGCCTCCACCGAAATCCAGCTTCCAGGGGACCCCGAGAGCACCGTTGGgtcctccctgcccaccctcttGGGGCAGAGAAAAGAGACGTTGTGCTTCCgatggagaagaggagaaagagggctGCGATCCCTTATGGCAAAGGGCGCGGTCACTCGGTCTCCCGCCCCATCTAGTccaggcctctgagagcagcGTCCACCCTCCCAGGGCCCAGAATGTGcgtctccccttctcccccaccccccaacacacacactccttACCAAGTCCCACCATGTTCCAATGCCGCCTGAGTGTGTCTGGGCGGCTCTCCATAAGCATGGTttcggcctggccagcgtgggtcagtggttgagcatcggcctatgaaccaggagtcacaggatcgattctggtcagggcacatgcctgggttgtgggctcaatacccagtgtggggcatgcaagaggcagctgatc
The sequence above is a segment of the Myotis daubentonii chromosome X, mMyoDau2.1, whole genome shotgun sequence genome. Coding sequences within it:
- the RPL10 gene encoding large ribosomal subunit protein uL16 isoform X2, giving the protein MGRRPARCYRYCKNKPYPKSRFCRGVPDAKIRIFDLGRKKAKVDEFPLCGHMVSDEYEQLSSEALEAARICANKYMVKSCGKDGFHIRVRLHPFHVIRINKMLSCAGADRYAGCLWKAPRHSGQSPHWPSHHVHPHQAAEQGARD
- the RPL10 gene encoding large ribosomal subunit protein uL16 isoform X1, which codes for MGRRPARCYRYCKNKPYPKSRFCRGVPDAKIRIFDLGRKKAKVDEFPLCGHMVSDEYEQLSSEALEAARICANKYMVKSCGKDGFHIRVRLHPFHVIRINKMLSCAGADRLQTGMRGAFGKPQGTVARVHIGQVIMSIRTKLQNKEHVIEALRRAKFKFPGRQKIHISKKWGFTKFNADEFEDMVAEKRLIPDGCGVKYIPNRGPLDKWRALHS